One Bombus pyrosoma isolate SC7728 linkage group LG7, ASM1482585v1, whole genome shotgun sequence genomic window carries:
- the LOC122569245 gene encoding uncharacterized protein LOC122569245 has product MANINKDHAKLKEVSACFTEKTLKDILYTVHNGKEVNVLSWEFGGSSTTGDNYLSTIYKIKVTGTVDGKKVQVGLVVKALPKNKGRRKTYRSAEFFSNEILFYTKIIPKFEMFVKEKNQPQALCIPRHFASVMDGENDFIALEDVTFLGYKIIGRQNSLDEEQFKMILKSIARFHAISLAFKDQNPHEFKEVVEYLHETYYSNEHWNWYKRFHEKIVDITKNALAIEYPDSEAEKRLKSYKAQDLFQKAIELCNRKYHSTSVVSQGDSWIPNYMIRKITEHEALILDFQLARCASPILDLSTTFYSCTDKALWDEKFDILLQFYYNELFNTITLLGSDPRNIYSWDMFMNEVKEQFVFGMIFAMEIIPMALLDESEVFDLDLIKDDNGIDIADVWTLSYIKTKDGRLKLANIVVHAVEKGFF; this is encoded by the exons GTAAGTGCTTGTTTTACTGagaaaacattaaaagatatattatatactgtgCATAATGGAAAAGAAGTGAATGTATTGAGTTGGGAATTCGGTGGATCAAGTACGACTGGGGACAATTATTTATCAACAATTTATAAGATTAAAGTCACTGGTACAGTAGATGGAAAAAAAGTACAAGTTGGTTTGGTGGTTAAAGCTCTACCAAAGAATAAAGGTAGAAGAAAGACATACAGAAGTGCAGAATTTTTTAGCAATgagattctattttatacaaag ataattccaaaattcgagatgtttgtaaaagaaaaaaatcaacCTCAAGCATTATGCATTCCACGTCATTTTGCTTCTGTTATGGATggtgaaaatgattttatagcATTGGAGGATGTCACTTTTTtaggatataaaataattggtAGACAAAATTCTCTAGATGAAGAGCAattcaaaatgattttaaaaagtatagcAAGATTTCATGCAATTTCTCTTGCATTTAAAGATCAAAATCCACATGAATTTAAGGAAGTTGTAGAGTATTTGCATGAAACATACTATAGTAATGAACATTGGAATTGGTACAAGAGATTCCAT gaGAAGATAGTAGACATTACTAAAAATGCCTTAGCTATAGAATATCCTGATAGTGAAGCGGAAAAAAGATTGAAGTCTTATAAAGCTCAGGACTTATTTCAAAAAGCAATTGAATTATGCAATCGTAAATATCATTCAACATCTGTTGTCAGTCAAGGTGATTCATGGATCCCAAATTATATGATCCGGAAAATAACTGAACATGAAGCTTTAATACTTGATTTCCAATTGGCAAGATGTGCCAGCCCAATCTTAGATCTCTCAACTACTTTTTATTCTTGCACTGATAAAGCACTTTGGGATGAAAAATTTGacatattattacaattttattacaacgAACTATTCAATACCATCACCTTACTTGGATCTGATCCTAGAAACATATATTCATGGGACATGTTTATGAATGAG GTAAAAGAACAATTTGTATTTGGTATGATATTTGCAATGGAAATAATTCCAATGGCTTTACTGGATGAGTCTGAAGTATTTGACTTAGATCTTATAAAAGATGACAATGGAATAGATATAGCTGATGTATGGACATTATCATACATTAAAACAAAAGATGGCAGGCTTAAACTGGCAAATATCGTTGTACATGCTGTTGAAAAAGGATTTTTCTAA
- the LOC122569248 gene encoding uncharacterized protein LOC122569248, producing the protein MTRSKIQMIKVFIFLLIFLLERSAVCDGSFRINRAVPESTSLDKDFATLKNNNAQTSVNEEKHQQNAVLPGSTPILEVNKTVNNITSKQSDGNKTAHITETRKEHVGEGHATSLNAGALKRGFFVFVGLSVLVLAYIVFRSFRLNKTRAQMVRKYGVLAHRQDVEMRPLPLDEEDDEDTTVFDASNVLTNNVQHQNL; encoded by the exons ATGACACGCTCAAAGATCCAGATGataaaagtttttatatttctgttgaTCTTCCTATTAGAACGGAGCGCAGTATGCGATGGAAGTTTTAGGATAAACAGGGCTGTACCTGAATCAACGTCGCTAGATAAAGATTTTGCAACTCTGAAAAACAATAACGCACAGACTTCtgtaaatgaagaaaaacaTCAACAAAATGCAGTCTTACCTGGTAGCACACCGATTCTCGAGGTTAACAAAACTGTGAATAATATAACCTCAAAACAGTCAGATGGTAATAAAACTGCACATATTACAGAAACAAGGAAAGAG CATGTGGGTGAAGGACATGCAACTTCTTTAAATGCTGGAGCTCTGAAGCGTGGTTTTTTTGTGTTTGTGGGGCTAAGTGTTCTTGTCTTGGCCTATATCGTGTTCCGTAGCTTTAG GTTAAATAAAACACGTGCCCAGATGGTCCGAAAATATGGTGTTCTTGCACATAGACAAGATGTTGAGATGCGACCTTTGCCATTAGATGAGGAAGATGATGAGGATACTACTGTTTTTGATGCCAgtaatgttttaacaaataatgtTCAgcatcaaaatttataa